One stretch of Solenopsis invicta isolate M01_SB chromosome 16, UNIL_Sinv_3.0, whole genome shotgun sequence DNA includes these proteins:
- the LOC105193828 gene encoding phospholipid phosphatase 5, with product MTNIRGLRFSLGFWFDVLLRVFLAVLFVELEKAEPFTRKIHEDELWLYRNPRTESFVPTTVLWPLVFMMPIVVICFFFIIYKDKVDFQQSVLSVTLALGFNGLITDILKLIVGRPRPDFFWRCFPDGQMNPGFKCTGDPVVIRDGKKSFPSGHSSFAFASFGFIALYLAGKLHTFSLAGKGQSWKLCTFLLPLCVALTIALSRTCDYHHHWQDVVMGSIIGYCITYICYRHYYPPLDSPYCDKPYVALALQVQSNTIKSNKNEQIKWI from the exons ATGACTAATATACGCGGACTCCGATTCTCGTTAGGGTTCTGGTTTGACGTTTTGCTGCGGGTCTTTCTGGCAGTGCTATTCGT GGAGCTGGAAAAAGCAGAACCATTTACGAGAAAGATTCATGAAGATGAGTTATGGTTATATAGAAATCCAAGAACAGAATCTTTTGTCCCAACTACAGTATTATGG ccTCTTGTGTTTATGATGCCGATCGTCGTAATTtgcttcttttttataatatacaaagaTAAAGTCGATTTTCAGCAGTCAGTATTGTCTGTAACATTAGCCCTAGGATTTAATGGTCTTATTACAgacattttaaaacttataGTAG GTCGTCCAAGACCAGATTTCTTCTGGAGGTGTTTTCCAGATGGACAAATGAATCCAGGATTTAAATGTACTGGAGATCCGGTAGTTATCAGGGATGGAAAGAAGTCATTCCCAAGCGGACATTCCTCGT ttgcgTTCGCCAGTTTCGGCTTTATCGCCTTGTATTTAGCCGGAAAGTTACACACATTCAGCTTAGCGGGAAAAGGACAATCGTGGAAATTGTGCACGTTCCTTTTGCCGCTTTGTGTCGCACTTACTATTGCGTTAAGCAGAACGTGCGACTATCACCATCATTGGCAAG ACGTGGTGATGGGTTCGATAATAGGATACTGTATAACGTACATCTGTTACAGACATTATTACCCTCCGTTAGATTCGCCATATTGCGATAAACCATATGTAGCACTTGCGTTACAAGTTCAGTCAAATACCATCAAATCTAACAAAAACGAGCAAATTAAGTGGATATAG